A region of Lycium barbarum isolate Lr01 chromosome 1, ASM1917538v2, whole genome shotgun sequence DNA encodes the following proteins:
- the LOC132635254 gene encoding uncharacterized protein LOC132635254, translating to MPFLKKLEGEKISCPCTECVLIHQANRATTYDHLVVNGIMPSYDTWFCHGESLKGSNNTQVNNHSQSTLRGDDMRGMIHDVFGGSTQFMDSDISERGNMEPNLQEKRAHPSGNHPHPEVDKFERLMKEANEELYPGCKKFSKLSFLLHIYRTKCLFKWSNESFNALLGLLKDALPEGETLPSSFYETKKIVESLGLKYEKIHACPNDCMLFRKEFACKDVNECKICGASRWKNNARKIPAKVLKYFPLKPRLQRLFMSSETSKAMQWHHEERNKDGVLRHPADSEAWKSFDSRYPEFAGDPRNVRLGLASDGFNPFGTMRTVHSTWPVILMPYNLPPWMCMKQEFFILSLLIPGPKAPGNNIDVFLQPLIEDLNELWDAGVETYDASTKEIFQMRAALMWTINDFPAYGTLSGWSTYGRFACPSCNINTQSKWLKHGRKFCYMGHRRFLKSGHKYRNDTRSFDGTKETRPAPCVVSGSLVLNQVKDIKFTLGQSSEGVSGVMKNTWKKRSIFFDLPYWEFNLVRHNLDVMHIEKNVCDNLIYTLLDLGKKSKDNLEARLDLKDMKIRPSLWPQYRANGRAYLPPTYFTMTSNEKELFYEVLQNTKFPHGYSSNISRWIRKRKISGLNTHDCHVIMQELLPLALRRSTDKRISSVLIELCTFFCVLCSKVLKLEELKLLEEKIPETLSTMEKLFPPGFFTVMVHLLTHLATEARLAGPVHYRWMYPIERYLGTLKSYVRNRACPEGSIAEAYIANECVAFCSRYLEGGDSRSYCSRKCNDEIEHETSKEECLFPTVGESYGEVEVFELDEKTWLRAHRHVLFNCESDVVENYKNEHIAEIKRSHRKHRLRPRQLDLMHFDTFHEWFKEKVSELDATSKILKDVKVLAEGPTKIAKRFNAFDVNNGYRFRTKQSEESKETQNSGVMVVSKTESYASTSDNAPKSANITYYGRVNDIVELNYYEEFKVVLFKCDWVDVTKGRGVMEDDLGFTLVNFSRVADSGDRERHEPFIFAEQAQQVIYVQDPQDHEWFVPRFIKPRDVFDMGEENSVHFESSMQCDATDLALLENAHVLEYEDNDWVRSGVNGMVIDTDVHSQANEGGNDIENEIYSE from the exons ATGCCTTTTCTAAAAAAACTAGAGGGAGAAAAAATTTCATGTCCTTGTACGGAATGTGTGCTTATTCATCAAGCAAATCGGGCCACAACATATGATCATCTTGTGGTTAATGGTATCATGCCATCGTATGATACTTGGTTTTGTCATGGGGAGTCTCTGAAGGGATCAAACAATACTCAAGTAAATAATCACAGCCAATCAACTTTGAGGGGCGACGATATGAGAGGAATGATACATGATGTCTTTGGAGGCTCTACACAGTTCATGGATAGTGACATCAGTGAAAGGGGCAATATGGAGCCAAACCTACAAGAAAAGAGAGCTCATCCATCTGGAAATCATCCTCATCCAGAGGTGGATAAGTTTGAACGGCTCATGAAGGAGGCAAATGAAGAACTATATCCTGGATGCAAGAAGTTTAGCAAACTGTCCTTTTTGCTGCATATCTATCGTACAAAATGCCTGTTCAAATGGTCAAATGAATCTTTTAATGCTTTGCTTGGACTATTGAAGGATGCGCTGCCTGAAGGGGAAACATTGCCTTCTTCTTTTTATGAGACCAAAAAGATAGTTGAAAGCTTGGGCTTAAAGTACGAAAAGATTCATGCTTGTCCCAATGATTGCATGCTTTTTAGGAAAGAGTTTGCTTGTAAGGATGTTAATGAATGCAAAATTTGTGGTGCTTCTAGATGGAAAAATAATGCTAGAAAAATTCCAGCCAAGGTCCTAAagtattttcctttaaaaccaaGGTTGCAAAGATTGTTTATGTCTTCAGAAACTTCTAAAGCAATGCAATGGCATCACGAAGAGCGCAATAAAGATGGTGTTCTCCGACATCCTGCAGATTCTGAagcttggaaaagttttgatagtAGATATCCCGAATTTGCTGGAGATCCTCGCAATGTCCGGCTAGGATTAGCTTCTGACGGATTTAATCCATTTGGCACAATGCGAACTGTTCACAGTACATGGCCAGTGATTTTAATGCCATATAATCTTCCACCATGGATGTGCATGAAGCAAGAGTTCTTCATTTTGTCCTTACTTATTCCTGGACCAAAAGCACCTGGCAATAATATTGATGTCTTTTTGCAACCTTTAATAGAAGACTTAAATGAATTATGGGATGCCGGGGTAGAAACATATGATGCCTCTACTAAGGAGATATTTCAAATGCGAGCAGCTCTTATGTGGACTATAAATGATTTTCCAGCATATGGTACTCTCTCTGGATGGAGCACTTATGGTCGGTTTGCATGCCCTTCTTGCAACATAAACACTCAATCTAAATGGCTCAAACATGGTAGAAAGTTTTGTTACATGGGGCATCGACGTTTCTTGAAGTCGGGCCACAAATATCGGAATGATACAAGATCGTTTGATGGGACTAAAGAAACAAGACCTGCACCTTGTGTAGTATCCGGGTCACTAGTGCTGAATCAAGTTAAAGATATAAAGTTTACTCTCGGTCAGTCGAGTGAAGGGGTAAGTGGGGTGATGAAAAACACATGGAAAAAGAGGAGCATTTTTTTCGATCTTCCTTATTGGGAGTTTAACTTGGTGCGCCATAATCTCGATGTGATGCACATAGAAAAAAATGTGTGTGATAACTTAATTTATACACTATTAGATCTTGGTAAAAAGTCTAAAGACAATCTAGAAGCTCGATTGGACTTGAAGGATATGAAAATAAGACCAAGCTTATGGCCTCAATATCGAGCCAATGGGAGGGCTTATCTTCCTCCTACTTATTTTACGATGACTTCGAACGAAAAAGAGTTATTTTATGAAGTACTACAAAATACCAAGTTTCCACATGGCTATTCGTCTAATATATCACGTTGGATTCGCAAACGGAAGATATCTGGTCTAAACACTCATGATTGCCATGTTATAATGCAAGAACTTCTTCCTCTTGCCTTGCGGAGATCAACAGATAAAAGAATCAGTTCCGTTTTAATTGAACTATGCACATTCTTTTGTGTTCTATGTAGCAAAGTGCTAAAACTAGAAGAGTTAAAGTTACTTGAAGAAAAAATTCCAGAAACATTGTCTACTATGGAAAAACTCTTTCCCCCAGGATTCTTTACTGTTATGGTACACTTGCTTACTCACTTGGCAACTGAGGCTAGACTTGCGGGGCCAGTACATTATCGCTGGATGTACCCAATTGAGAG GTACTTGGGTACTTTAAAATCATATGTTCGTAATCGTGCATGCCCAGAAGGTTCAATAGCAGAAGCATACATAGCAAATGAGTGTGTGGCATTTTGCTCACGATATTTGGAGGGTGGAGATTCAAGGTCTTATTGTTCAAGAAAATGCAATGATGAGATTGAGCATGAGACTAGTAAAGAAGAATGTCTTTTTCCTACTGTTGGGGAGTCATACGGTGAAGTAGAAGTATTTGAGTTGGATGAGAAAACATGGTTGCGAGCACATCGGCATGTGCTTTTCAATTGTGAGTCAGATGTGGTTGAGAATTATAAAAA TGAACATATTGCTGAAATCAAGAGATCACATCGTAAGCACCGTTTGAGACCACGTCAACTTGATCTTATGCATTTTGATACATTTCATGAGTGGTTCAAGGAGAAA GTATCAGAGTTGGATGCCACGTCTAAAATCTTAAAGGATGTTAAAGTCCTCGCAGAAGGGCCGACTAAAATTGCGAAAAGATTTAATGCGTTTGATGTAAATAATGGGTATCGATTCCGAACAAAACAAAGTGAAGAGTCCAAGGAGACACAAAACAGTGGTGTTATGGTCGTTTCTAAGACTGAAAGTTATGCAAGTACAAGTGACAATGCTCCAAAGTCTGCAAATATCACATATTATGGTAGAGTGAATGATATTGTGGAGTTAAATTATTATGAAGAATTTAAGGTTGTCTTATTTAAGTGCGATTGGGTTGATGTAACCAAAGGTAGAGGAGTGATGGAAGATGACTTGGGTTTCACACTTGTGAACTTCTCACGCGTGGCAGACTCTGGTGATCGAGAACGCCACGAGCCTTTTATTTTTGCAGAACAAGCTCAACAAGTAATATATGTACAAGATCCTCAAGATCATGAATGGTTTGTCCCTAGGTTTATTAAACCTCGAGACGTTTTTGATATGGGAGAGGAAAATAGTGTGCATTTTGAGTCATCAATGCAGTGTGATGCCACTGACTTGGCTCTCTTAGAAAATGCTCATGTTCTAGAGTATGAGGATAATGATTGGGTAAGAAGTGGTGTCAATGGAATGGTAATTGATACGGACGTACATTCTCAAGCTAATGAGGGAGGAAATGACATTGAAAATGAAATTTACTCCGAGTAA
- the LOC132635263 gene encoding uncharacterized protein LOC132635263, which translates to MQTRRHNRLVIQQDDDEEVRHYIEQLMENQNHSAAQPYIEQLMDNRNNSEAQSHDGQSNELNSCAGGAEAQHNDESGTSEARKVRGPTLLKDIWKLPVGKTVDVSFNSRNQAVGKEGRKLASFLGIIARTPELTPLHIDDWRNFGDEEKKRLVNLVRKKFSIPKRGEDFVLKSLGKKWKDYKCTLKGEYMAKYKTKDALLKNRLSRIPRDQWTGLVSYWVSDKAKRRTQANRNNRTKQKMPHTGGSKSIATLMDEKAENGIEPTRAQIYILTHKKRKDGRPLDEDSAKTIDMINERISNDERSTERPPHSVAWEGDVYSQVLGSE; encoded by the exons ATGCAAACTAGACGTCACAACAGACTGGTAATTCAAcaagatgatgatgaagaagtgCGACACTATATTGAGCAATTGATGGAGAATCAAAACCACTCTGCAGCACAACCTTATATTGAGCAGTTGATGGATAATCGGAACAACTCTGAGGCCCAATCACATGATGGTCAATCTAATGAGTTGAATAGTTGTGCTGGTGGCGCTGAGGCTCAACATAATGATGAATCAG GTACTTCGGAGGCAAGAAAGGTTCGTGGTCCTACTTTACTAAAAGATATTTGGAAACTTCCTGTGGGGAAGACAGTTGATGTGTCATTTAATAGTCGTAACCAAGCTGTTGGGAAAGAGGGTCGAAAGCTTGCTAGCTTTCTAGGAATTATTGCGAGGACTCCAGAACTAACACCTCTACACATAGATGATTGGAGAAACTTTGGCGACGAGGAAAAGAAGAGATTGGTGAATTTAGTGAGG AAGAAGTTCTCTATCCCAAAACGCGGAGAAGACTTTGTCTTAAAGTCACTAGGAAAGAAATGGAAAGATTACAAGTGCACTTTAAAAGGTGAATATATGGCAAAATATAAGACTAAAGATGCTTTGCTGAAAAATAGACTAAGTCGCATACCGAGGGATCAATGGACTGGTCTTGTCTCTTATTGGGTTTCTGATAAAGCTAAG AGGCGTACCCAAGCAAATAGAAACAATAGGACCAAACAAAAGATGCCTCACACAGGAGGATCCAAAAGTATTGCTACCTTGATGGATGAGAAG GCTGAAAATGGGATAGAGCCTACACGAgcacaaatatatatattaacTCATAAGAAACGTAAAGATGGTAGACCGCTGGATGAGGATTCTGCCAAGACAATC GACATGATAAATGAAAGGATAAGCAATGATGAGAGATCTACTGAACGACCTCCTCACAGTGTTGCTTGGGAAGGCGATGTGTATTCGCAGGTGTTGGGAAGTGAATAA